In Scatophagus argus isolate fScaArg1 chromosome 3, fScaArg1.pri, whole genome shotgun sequence, the genomic stretch GACGAGGACAACGACGCGGAGCCTCGGGTCGTGCATCCTAAAACAGACGAGCAGCGTCGCAGACTTCAGGACGCCTGCAGagatattttactgtttaaaacACTGGAGCAGGTACAACAGTGCAAATGAGCTTGGAAGGAAATGGTGGTCCTTGTTTTTAGATAAAATCTGAATATGAAGTTTAGGTttgtaagtaagtaagtaagtgtgtgtgtgcgtatcaaagcacacacaaaaaaaattgacaaatCCCTCCAGACCTCAGATCTTTACaatctctttgtctgtctcctcttcacttttcagttttatttcacttaaGCTTTAAGGTTTTATCTTCTATTTTgctgcactttttaaaacttagttatgtgtatttttatattgctttgtgtCTCTATTATGTCTTGTCCAAAGCTTCATTCTGTTGCTCTGTATCATACAAATGAACTTGTCCTGCCTGATGTTGTCCAGGAGCAGTTCTCTGAGGTTTTGGATGCCATGTTCGAGGTGTTGGTCAAACCTCAGGAACACATCAtagaccaaggagatgatggAGACAATTTCTATGTGATAGAGAAGTGAGTGATTGTTTATAATGTTCAAACTTCAGTACATTTTATCAGTCTTATAATGATTTCcaccccgtgtgtgtgtgtgtgtatcattcCCAGGGGTGTGTATGATATTTTTGTGCAGAAGGAcggagtgaatgtgtgtgttgggaagTACGACAATAAGGGCAGCTTTGGTGAGCTGGCACTCATGTACAACACGCCGCGAGCTGCCACAATCGTTGCAACGCAGGACGGCGCCCTGTGGGGGCTGGTGAGTCCAGGAAGGTCTTCAGAGCTTCACTGCAGCATAGAGTTTTAGAGTGTATGAATATGGTACTTAATACAGCAAGTTAACAGAGCAACAAGTTTACAGACAAGTTAAATCCtgattggtttgttttgttgttgttttttagttgttgttgttgtttcttttttgttcaggATCGAGCCACATTTCACAGACTGATTGTGAAAAATAACgcgaagaagaggaggatgtaCGAGGCCTTCATCGAGTCTGTTCCTCTTCTGAGGTCTCTTGAGGTTTGTATTaggaacacaaagaaagggAGAGTTAGTTCCCTCattgtgtcttgtgtttgttgtgtcatCTTGCTTCATTTGCTCTTCATCAAGCTCTCGGAGAGAATGAAGATTGTAGATGTTTTGGGAGCCCGAGTGTTTAAAGATGGAGGTCGCATAATAACACAGGTACAGTTTTGGGTCATTTGTATCTTTGGCTGCCGTTGTCTTAATCGGTAACAGGTCTGAATTAATAAATgtggtgtttctgctgcttcctgtgctTGCAGGGGGAGGAGGCTGACTGTTTCTACATTGTGGAATCAGGGGAGgtgaaaataatgataaaaagcaAAGTAAGTACAGTGTCCAGCACAATAACTGAAGCTCTTCTGTGAATTTGATTGCTAGTTTTTGCACTTACACAGAtacagtcttttattttgttaatgtcCGGTAATGAGTGATGTTTATGCATGAAATGACTGCAGGAGTGAACggtcactttgtgtttgtcacagacAAAGGCAGGCCAGCAGGATAACACAGAGGTTGAGGTGGCTCTGTGCTCTAGAGGGCAGTATTTTGGAGAGCTGGCACTGGTCACCAACAAACCTCGTGCAGCATCGGTTTATGCTGTGGGTGAAACCAAATGTTTAGGTATGCTGAAGACACCTTTGTTTGTCCTCCTTTGTTTCAAGAGTAGCAGCACAGTCAGTTTAGCTTTCTGTATCTCATTTTTAATGACTCTTGTTGGGCTGTTGAATGCAGCTGGCCTAAGGTGTTATGTCTGTAATTCAACATCCAATTAACAGTCCGCTCTTTTCATTGTCTCTTCTTGCAAATCTTATTCATTGGCTGGAATAATCTGTTGACATAGCAGTAATCAAACAAAATGCACTGCAACG encodes the following:
- the prkar2ab gene encoding protein kinase, cAMP-dependent, regulatory, type II, alpha, B isoform X2; amino-acid sequence: MSTVEIPAGLKELLQGYTVEVLRRRPPDLVEFAVHHFTKILESQRNDHRAKKHSAKPAKKGVTFETKSNKPNKDDEEEEEDTVESTTSKYNRRVSVCAEAYNPDDDEDNDAEPRVVHPKTDEQRRRLQDACRDILLFKTLEQEQFSEVLDAMFEVLVKPQEHIIDQGDDGDNFYVIEKGVYDIFVQKDGVNVCVGKYDNKGSFGELALMYNTPRAATIVATQDGALWGLDRATFHRLIVKNNAKKRRMYEAFIESVPLLRSLELSERMKIVDVLGARVFKDGGRIITQGEEADCFYIVESGEVKIMIKSKTKAGQQDNTEVEVALCSRGQYFGELALVTNKPRAASVYAVGETKCLVIDIQAFERLLGPCMDIMKRNISQYEDQLVALFGSSVDLKH
- the prkar2ab gene encoding protein kinase, cAMP-dependent, regulatory, type II, alpha, B isoform X1 yields the protein MSTVEIPAGLKELLQGYTVEVLRRRPPDLVEFAVHHFTKILESQRNDHRAKKHSAKPAKKGVTFETKSNKPNKDDEEEEEDTVESTTSKYNRRVSVCAEAYNPDDDEDNDAEPRVVHPKTDEQRRRLQDACRDILLFKTLEQEQFSEVLDAMFEVLVKPQEHIIDQGDDGDNFYVIEKGVYDIFVQKDGVNVCVGKYDNKGSFGELALMYNTPRAATIVATQDGALWGLDRATFHRLIVKNNAKKRRMYEAFIESVPLLRSLEVCIRNTKKGRVSSLIVSCVCCVILLHLLFIKLSERMKIVDVLGARVFKDGGRIITQGEEADCFYIVESGEVKIMIKSKTKAGQQDNTEVEVALCSRGQYFGELALVTNKPRAASVYAVGETKCLVIDIQAFERLLGPCMDIMKRNISQYEDQLVALFGSSVDLKH